In Astatotilapia calliptera chromosome 23, fAstCal1.2, whole genome shotgun sequence, a genomic segment contains:
- the LOC113016499 gene encoding sentrin-specific protease-like, which translates to MFIVLTFFHLWPVGLYPAFPLKISCMPELTYHIFLLVKRLWRAKDTGRLESVVGPYKLFDSSLRTLQGSRWLSDEVIDAYLHRVIERRKNAVHLLCSVVASSLFSGQFRCLTKMKFPVEDMWLCPVNFGTHWILVIVNISAQKILLIDPMGNEGVYDRKILHNWRNFLRMRGHEDTMEWQLQTMQHNNQQDSSSCGVLLLKFAEHYLAFGERSVKY; encoded by the exons ATGTTTATTGTGTTgacttttttccatttgtggCCCGTTGGCCTTTACCCGGCTTTTCCACTAAAAATCTCATGCATGCCTGAGCTAACttatcatatttttcttttagtaaaGAGGCTGTGGCGTGCAAAGGATACTGGGCGCTTGGAGTCAGTTGTTGGACCATACAAGTTATTTGATTCCTCTTTACGAACACTGCAGGGGTCACGGTGGCTTTCTGATGAG GTCATTGATGCATACCTGCACCGTGTCATTGAGAGACGAAAG AATGCTGTACACCTGCTCTGTTCAGTAGTTGCAAGCTCGTTGTTTTCTGGGCAGTTCAGATGCCTCACCAAG ATGAAGTTCCCAGTTGAAGACATGTGGTTGTGCCCTGTGAACTTTGGTACGCACTGGATTCTTGTG ATTgtcaacatttctgcacagaaAATACTGCTCATAGACCCCATGGGGAATGAAGGTGTTTATGACAGGAAAATTCTGCACAACTGGAG GAATTTTCTGAGGATGAGAGGGCATGAAGACACCATGGAGTGGCAGTTACAGACTATGCAACACAACAACCAACAGGATTCCAGCAGTTGCGGAGTTTTGCTGTTAAAG TTTGCAGAACACTACCTTGCTTTTGGAGAGAGGTCAGTGAAGTATTAA
- the LOC113016794 gene encoding piggyBac transposable element-derived protein 4-like encodes MAKRKTYFSLEEVLEQCTRRDSDQSEEDISEEDSDVSFVDSVAEDIFLDGGDATLDIQSSESDELWEPASKKTSTEEHDDSISSEEEPHPSTFQRVSGSRRPRGRGRGRGRGRTGSSQAEMPASTSEEGWNDTDAPDIIPPQPTFRPIKSPGPQIIPTASYTLLQLFQLYFTNSMLLTIIKNTNDFGSTCHKPSNPWIDLTLQDMYAFMAMVIYMGLVKLPAITDYWRGSKLYSLPFPKKIMSGKKFQRICRSLHLSSLEDNAANEQRRGTADFDRLCKIKPLYTEMREVCKINYNPGQEISIDERMVASKARIGIKQYMKNKPVRWGYKLFVLADSSNGYTWDFFVYEGKLQGNSGKGLSYESVMELIDTRLLGTGYKLFVDNFYSSPSLFCDLLQKRIWACGTIRTNRIGFPKTKKNCLDSKSPRGSIRWIRKDSLLFVQWRDTRDVFLCSTLHTAHAGDTVQRRVRDADGHWVLKDISVPPAVKEYNRCMGGVDHSDALINYYKVIHKTQRWYKTFFYHFLDIAVVNAFLLHKSITKGKGEVPMHQKAFRETLIEELAAAAGSLAPSPAPSPSPNRAHHKPVHISGHSTTGRLRCRHCQAKTPVKCSSCDVPLCFLPSRDCYKDWHDANDL; translated from the exons ATGGCAAAGAGGAAAACTTACTTCTCACTGGAAGAAGTCCTCGAACAATGCACTCGGCGTGACAGTGATCAGTCGGAGGAAGATATTTCCGAAGAAGACAGTGATGTTTCCTTTGTTGACTCGGTAGCAGAGGATATTTTTTTGGATGGAGGAGACGCTACTCTCGACAT ACAATCATCAGAATCAGATGAACTATGGGAGCCAGCCAGTAAAAAGACAAGTACAGAGGAACACGATGACAGCATTTCGTCAGAAGAGGAGCCACATCCTTCCACTTTCCAAAGAGTTTCTGGAAGCAGAAGGccaagagggagggggagaggaagaggaagagggagaacTGGCAGCAGTCAAGCTGAGATGCCAGCCAGTACATCTGAAGAGGGATGGAATGATACAGATGCTCCAGACATAATACCACCACAGCCCACCTTCAGGCCCATCAAATCACCAGGACCTCAGATCATACCTACAGCTTCATACACacttttacagctttttcaACTTTATTTCACAAACTCCATGTTGCtgacaataattaaaaacacaaatgactTTGGATCAACATGCCACAAGCCCTCTAACCCATGGATTGACTTGACTTTACAGGACATGTATGCTTTTATGGCCATGGTGATTTATATGGGTCTGGTCAAACTCCCTGCAATCACTGATTACTGGCGAGGTAGTAAACTGTACAGCCTTCCATTCCCTAAAAAAATAATGTCTGGTAAGAAGTTTCAAAGGATCTGCCGCTCCCTTCACCTAAGCAGTTTGGAGGACAATGCTGCTAATGAGCAGAGAAGAGGTACGGCAGATTTTGACCgtctctgcaaaataaaaccattATACACGGAGATGAGGGAGGTCTGTAAAATAAACTATAACCCTGGCCAAGAAATTTCCATTGACGAGCGAATGGTTGCCTCCAAAGCACGTATTGGAATAAAGCAATACATGAAAAATAAGCCTGTTCGCTGGGGATACaaactttttgttttggcaGATTCGAGCAACGGATATACATGGGACTTTTTCGTGTATGAAGGGAAGCTGCAGGGAAACAGTGGCAAGGGACTAAGTTATGAATCCGTGATGGAGCTTATCGATACACGGTTGCTTGGCACAGGATACAAACTTTTTGTAGATAATTTTTATAGTAGTCCCTCCCTTTTCTGTGACCTCCTTCAGAAGAGGATCTGGGCATGTGGAACAATACGAACAAATAGAATTGGAtttccaaaaaccaaaaaaaattgCCTGGACTCTAAATCTCCCCGTGGCAGCATAAGATGGATCCGAAAGGACTCCCTTCTCTTCGTTCAGTGGCGAGACACAAGGGATGTGTTCCTGTGCTCAACCCTCCACACAGCCCATGCTGGGGACACTGTTCAAAGGAGAGTTAGAGATGCAGATGGACACTGGGTGCTGAAAGACATCTCTGTTCCACCAGCAGTGAAGGAGTATAATCG GTGCATGGGTGGGGTGGACCACTCCGATGCCTTGATAAACTACTATAAAGTCATCCACAAGACTCAGAGGTGGTATAAGacatttttttatcattttctggACATTGCTGTTGTGAATGCCTTCCTGCTTCACAAGAGCATCACAAAGGGTAAAGGAGAGGTACCCATGCACCAAAAGGCTTTTCGGGAGACACTTATTGAGGAGCTGGCAGCGGCAGCTGGCAGCCTTGCTCCATCGCCCGCACCATCACCCTCTCCAAACAGAGCACATCACAAGCCTGTGCATATCAGTGGACACAGCACCACAGGTCGTCTGAGGTGCAGACACTGCCAGGCAAAGACACCAGTAAAGTGCTCCTCCTGTGATGTGCCTTTGTGCTTTTTGCCAAGTCGAGATTGTTATAAAGACTGGCATGATGCCAATGATCTCTAA